The proteins below come from a single Paramormyrops kingsleyae isolate MSU_618 chromosome 25, PKINGS_0.4, whole genome shotgun sequence genomic window:
- the LOC111855397 gene encoding DNA repair protein complementing XP-A cells homolog, with protein sequence MEPISGTKDDMSLSAAEKEQSAEVLSAAMRAKIERNRQRALMLRQARLASKPSAEGGTCAKVSKVIDSGAGFFIEEEEEEEQRVTKVVHQPGPVIEPDYLVCEDCDKPFMDSYLSNSFDLHVCDKCRDNEIKHKLISRTEAKQTYLLKDCDLDLREPLLKFVLKKNPHNPRWGDMKLYLKLQVVKRSLEVWGSEEALEEAREAREENREIQKQRRFNKKVKELRRAVRSSMWKKDVSVHQHEYGPEEVLDEEEDTYKKVCLTCGHQLTYEKM encoded by the exons ATGGAACCGATAAGCGGTACCAAGGATGACATGTCGTTGTCGGCTGCGGAAAAGGAGCAGAGCGCCGAGGTTCTGTCCGCGGCCATGCGAGCGAAGATCGAACGTAACCGGCAGAGGGCGCTGATGCTCCGGCAGGCCAGGCTCGCCAGCAAACCCTCTGCCGAAG GTGGTACATGTGCCAAAGTTTCCAAGGTGATTGACTCTGGGGCAGGCTTCTTCAttgaggaagaagaggaggaggagcagagagtGACGAAGGTGGTCCACCAGCCAG GACCGGTGATTGAACCAGACTACCTGGTGTGTGAAGACTGTGATAAGCCATTTATGGACTCCTACCTCAGCAACAGCTTTGACCTGCATGTCTGTGACAAATGCAG GGACAACGAGATCAAACACAAACTGATCTCACGGACGGAGGCCAAGCAGACGTATCTACTGAAGGACTGTGACCTGGACCTGCGGGAGCCCCTGCTGAAGTTTGTGCTGAAGAAGAACCCCCACAACCCGCGTTGGGGCGACATGAAGCTCTacctgaagctgcag gtggtgAAACGCTCTCTAGAGGTGTGGGGCAGCGAGGAGGCACTGGAGGAGGCGCGAGAGGCCAGGGAGGAGAACCGGGAGATCCAGAAGCAGAGACGCTTCAACAAAAAGGTCAAAG AGCTCCGCCGGGCCGTGAGGAGCAGCATGTGGAAGAAGGACGTGAGCGTCCACCAGCACGAGTACGGGCCGGAGGAGGTGCTGGACGAAGAGGAGGACACCTACAAGAAGGTGTGTCTGACCTGCGGCCACCAGCTCACCTATGAGAAGATGTGA